AGCTACTGAGTTGAAGCGGCTAGTTGCTGTCTTGCTGATGCTGCTGGGGCTAGCAGCGCCGGCCATGGCATCCGATTCGGTTCACATTGTCCCAGGCAGCAGCATCAACCTGGTTGCTCGTGATGGCCGCATTCCGGTAACCGTCATGAATCCAAGCTCTACACCGCTTGAGGTCACCGTTTACGGCGCAGCCACAAGCTTCCGACTAGAGGTTTTAGAGAGCCAAAAACTTACAATCCCCGGCAACACCTCGGCAGTTGCGGAGTTACCGGTGCGGGCAATTGCCAACGGCCCAGTGTCTATTCGGGTTTGGCTTGAGATCAACGGCAGGCAGATCGGTGAAGAGCAGCTGATCGATGTGTCGGTGAACTATGACGTTGAGCTGTTTTTACTCGTTTCACTTGCGGTGGCAATGTTCTCGCTGATTGTGGTGGGAGTGGTCAGAACCGTAGTCAAACTCGCTAGGAGCCGGGGTGAGTGAGCAAGAACCCTCGGTGACAAAAAGCTCGCTACTGATGGCTTCAGGCACCATTGTCTCCAGAATTTTGGGCTTTCTCAGAGCGGTTTTGCTAGCGGCAGCCA
The genomic region above belongs to Aquiluna sp. KACHI24 and contains:
- a CDS encoding DUF6049 family protein, producing the protein MKRLVAVLLMLLGLAAPAMASDSVHIVPGSSINLVARDGRIPVTVMNPSSTPLEVTVYGAATSFRLEVLESQKLTIPGNTSAVAELPVRAIANGPVSIRVWLEINGRQIGEEQLIDVSVNYDVELFLLVSLAVAMFSLIVVGVVRTVVKLARSRGE